A window of Aerococcus urinae contains these coding sequences:
- a CDS encoding Veg family protein, whose translation MPSNLQNIKAGLEENIGKPIQVTQQTGRKRITIRNGILSDTFPAVFVVELDQDENQFERVCYSYTDLLTESIEIEFP comes from the coding sequence ATGCCAAGTAATTTACAAAATATTAAGGCAGGCTTAGAGGAAAATATTGGTAAACCGATCCAAGTAACGCAACAAACGGGGAGAAAACGGATTACTATCCGTAATGGTATCTTAAGTGATACTTTTCCAGCTGTATTTGTTGTTGAACTCGATCAAGATGAAAATCAGTTTGAGCGGGTATGCTATAGCTATACCGACTTATTAACTGAAAGCATCGAAATTGAGTTTCCCTAA
- a CDS encoding ABC transporter permease, with amino-acid sequence MRIQMKSLPFLQNKKLILIHFLILPIIQILVILLLNQQYAKALNPQVAMASVYLSANSFCLSTMAYLLVVDYLSQIFREVLVRKPWSLTYWGRKIGTSLFLSLIMFLINGGLLVMVGVDTSYFWSSLAALPLSLFFSAGLGIAGYLLSVHRDNIYLFTNLFTAILPLLAGVVAPITAYPPFFKAASYVFPYGQVVLGIYQGESRALLVLFYLLIVFALNVWLLKRVKKDLMVG; translated from the coding sequence ATGCGAATTCAAATGAAATCCTTACCTTTTTTGCAGAATAAGAAATTGATCCTGATCCATTTTCTGATCCTACCCATTATTCAGATCCTAGTTATCCTTCTCCTCAATCAACAGTATGCTAAGGCGCTTAATCCCCAAGTGGCCATGGCCTCGGTTTATTTGTCGGCCAATTCTTTCTGTTTGTCCACCATGGCTTATCTCTTGGTGGTTGATTACTTGAGCCAAATTTTCCGGGAAGTTCTCGTCCGTAAGCCCTGGTCTTTAACTTATTGGGGCAGGAAGATTGGAACTAGTCTCTTTTTAAGTCTAATCATGTTCTTGATTAATGGTGGACTCCTAGTCATGGTTGGAGTAGATACTAGCTATTTTTGGTCTAGCTTAGCGGCCTTACCGCTTTCCTTATTCTTTAGTGCCGGTTTAGGGATCGCTGGCTACCTGTTAAGTGTCCACCGTGATAATATCTATCTCTTTACCAATCTTTTTACCGCCATCTTGCCGCTCCTGGCCGGTGTGGTTGCCCCTATCACTGCCTACCCACCATTCTTTAAGGCGGCTAGCTATGTCTTTCCTTATGGTCAAGTGGTCCTGGGAATTTACCAGGGAGAGTCAAGGGCTTTATTAGTCTTGTTCTACCTCCTCATCGTTTTCGCTTTAAATGTCTGGCTTTTAAAGCGAGTAAAGAAAGATCTGATGGTGGGCTAA
- the ispE gene encoding 4-(cytidine 5'-diphospho)-2-C-methyl-D-erythritol kinase, whose amino-acid sequence MAIREKALAKINLAQDIYYQAEEDRFYFDMVMASVDLADYLVIEENDSGEIFIRSNQHFLPRDQRNHAYQAAVKMRELAGLDRGLTISIRKYIPVSAGLGGGSSDAAAVIRGLNRLWNLDWSLDQLMDIAVTIDSDAPYCLRGGLCRMTGSGRDYEVLQSLPSSWLVLAKPAFSISTPKMLAALKDYPKKLSYHAEAVSDAIKAGDYQQVMAEVGNSLEAITFSNYPKLKDLKDRMQSFGAQGVTMTGSGSTVIGFTRQQQQAKRIYNGLKGFCEEVYVVRMNQNLRNIS is encoded by the coding sequence ATGGCTATTCGCGAAAAAGCTCTGGCTAAGATTAATCTCGCCCAAGATATCTACTATCAAGCAGAGGAAGACCGCTTTTATTTTGATATGGTCATGGCCTCAGTTGACCTGGCTGATTACCTGGTCATTGAGGAAAACGATAGTGGGGAGATTTTTATCCGTTCCAACCAACATTTTCTGCCCCGGGACCAACGTAACCATGCCTACCAGGCCGCGGTAAAAATGAGGGAACTTGCCGGACTTGACCGGGGCTTAACCATTTCTATCCGTAAATATATTCCGGTTTCAGCCGGACTTGGGGGCGGTTCTAGTGATGCAGCGGCGGTCATTCGAGGCTTAAACCGCCTCTGGAACTTAGATTGGTCCCTTGACCAACTCATGGATATTGCCGTGACCATTGATAGTGATGCTCCTTATTGCTTAAGAGGGGGATTGTGTCGGATGACCGGTTCGGGGAGAGATTATGAAGTCCTACAGTCCTTACCTTCAAGCTGGCTGGTTCTAGCTAAACCCGCTTTTTCCATTTCTACGCCAAAAATGTTGGCTGCTTTAAAAGACTATCCCAAAAAGCTTTCCTACCATGCTGAGGCCGTGTCGGATGCCATTAAGGCCGGAGATTATCAACAAGTAATGGCAGAAGTTGGCAACTCCTTAGAGGCCATTACTTTTAGTAATTATCCGAAATTAAAAGACTTAAAAGACCGGATGCAAAGCTTCGGTGCCCAAGGGGTAACCATGACCGGGAGCGGGTCGACCGTTATAGGCTTTACCCGCCAGCAACAACAGGCTA
- the rnmV gene encoding ribonuclease M5: MKKRLKEVIVVEGRDDSQRLKQFYQVKTIETNGSAINQETMDKIKQAQDLYGVIVFTDPDVSGEKIRRTIMRDVPEVQHAFLERQDAKPKHKGSLGVEHASFAAIDQALSAVYTVTTAEENQPPFTRAELMQLGLLGGQGASARRDYLTQRLKIGHSNGKQLAKRLALFQIPPAAVLEVVAEYNQKEKKENHYD, translated from the coding sequence ATGAAGAAAAGACTAAAAGAGGTTATTGTCGTTGAAGGCAGGGACGATAGCCAACGCTTAAAACAGTTCTACCAAGTCAAAACCATCGAAACCAATGGTTCAGCCATCAACCAAGAAACCATGGATAAAATTAAGCAAGCCCAGGACTTATATGGAGTCATTGTTTTCACTGACCCTGATGTTTCTGGGGAAAAAATTCGTCGCACCATTATGCGTGACGTTCCCGAAGTCCAACATGCCTTCTTGGAAAGGCAGGATGCCAAGCCCAAGCACAAGGGCAGCTTGGGAGTGGAACATGCCTCTTTTGCGGCCATCGACCAAGCCCTGAGTGCCGTCTATACGGTGACGACTGCTGAAGAAAATCAACCGCCTTTTACTCGGGCTGAACTCATGCAACTGGGTCTCTTGGGAGGACAAGGTGCCAGTGCTAGACGAGATTATTTGACCCAACGCTTAAAAATTGGCCATAGTAATGGGAAACAATTAGCCAAACGCCTAGCCTTGTTTCAAATTCCTCCAGCAGCTGTTTTAGAAGTTGTCGCAGAATACAATCAAAAAGAGAAGAAGGAGAACCACTATGACTAA
- the metG gene encoding methionine--tRNA ligase, with the protein MTNTKEPFYVTTPIYYPSGQLHIGNSYSTIAADTIARYKRLMGHEVFFLTGADEHGLKIQQKAEEEGISPKAYVDRMAEGMQKLWKSLDISNDKFIRTTDDYHVKAVQDIFEQLLDQGDIYLGEYEGWYSVSDEEYFTETQLAEVYRDEDGKVIGGKAPSGHEVELVKEESYFFKMSKYADRLLQYYEDHPDFIQPESRKKEMINNFIKPGLEDLAVTRTSFSWGIPVRSNPKHVIYVWIDALANYITALGYGSEDDSRYQKFWPANVHLVGKEIVRFHTIYWPIMLMALDLPLPKQVFGHGWLLMQDGKMSKSKGNVVYPEMLIERYGLDALRYYLMREVQFGSDGVFTPDNFVNRINFDLANDLGNLLNRTISMLNKYQEGRAGAYSGQVTDYDADLEAVIEDNVRDYFGNMDNFHFSLALDNTWKIISRANKYIDETMPWVLAKDDSKQADLQSVLYHLVDALRIIAILIQPVMTQTPKLIFEQLGISDSDHSFASLEIGLYPAAAQVIAKGEPIFPRLDKEEEVDYIRSQMSTPAADDEDWDPEETELVNAKDKTIKFEKFDDVELKVAEVKDCDFVEGADKLLKFRLDAGDQQDRQILSGIREFYPEPKDLIGKKVIIVANLKARKMKGEVSQGMILSAEDGDDLRVIFVDESLPNGSLLG; encoded by the coding sequence GTGACTAATACTAAAGAACCTTTTTATGTAACCACCCCGATTTACTATCCTAGTGGCCAACTACATATTGGTAATTCCTACTCAACCATTGCTGCTGATACCATTGCCCGTTATAAACGCCTAATGGGCCATGAAGTCTTCTTCCTTACTGGGGCTGACGAACATGGTTTGAAGATCCAACAAAAGGCTGAAGAAGAAGGAATTTCTCCCAAAGCCTATGTCGACCGGATGGCTGAGGGCATGCAAAAGTTGTGGAAGAGCTTAGATATCTCTAATGATAAATTTATCCGCACCACCGATGACTACCATGTCAAAGCTGTCCAAGACATTTTTGAGCAACTCTTAGACCAAGGGGACATTTACCTGGGAGAATATGAGGGTTGGTATTCGGTTTCTGATGAAGAATACTTTACCGAAACCCAATTAGCGGAAGTCTACCGTGATGAGGATGGCAAGGTCATTGGTGGTAAGGCGCCTTCCGGACACGAGGTTGAACTGGTTAAAGAGGAATCCTATTTCTTTAAGATGTCTAAGTATGCTGACCGCCTCTTACAATACTATGAAGACCATCCTGACTTCATCCAACCAGAATCCCGTAAGAAAGAAATGATTAACAACTTTATTAAACCTGGTCTGGAAGATTTGGCAGTGACCCGGACTTCTTTCTCTTGGGGAATTCCAGTCCGTTCTAATCCTAAACACGTGATTTATGTTTGGATCGATGCCCTAGCCAACTATATTACTGCCTTAGGCTATGGTTCAGAGGATGACTCCCGCTACCAAAAATTCTGGCCTGCCAATGTCCATTTAGTGGGCAAGGAAATTGTTCGTTTCCATACCATCTATTGGCCAATTATGTTAATGGCTCTTGACCTGCCCCTACCAAAACAAGTCTTTGGTCACGGCTGGTTATTGATGCAAGACGGTAAGATGTCTAAGTCTAAGGGGAATGTGGTTTATCCTGAAATGCTGATTGAGCGTTACGGACTCGATGCCTTACGCTACTACTTGATGCGGGAAGTGCAATTTGGTTCGGATGGGGTATTTACTCCTGATAATTTTGTCAACCGGATCAATTTTGACTTGGCCAATGACTTGGGGAACTTATTGAACCGGACCATTTCCATGTTGAATAAGTACCAAGAGGGACGCGCTGGTGCTTATTCTGGCCAAGTGACTGACTATGATGCTGACTTGGAAGCCGTTATCGAAGACAATGTCAGAGACTACTTTGGTAATATGGATAACTTCCACTTCTCCTTAGCCCTAGATAATACTTGGAAGATTATTTCGCGGGCCAATAAGTATATTGACGAAACCATGCCTTGGGTACTTGCTAAAGATGACAGTAAGCAAGCAGACTTACAATCAGTTCTTTATCACTTAGTTGATGCGCTGCGGATTATTGCTATTCTGATCCAACCAGTCATGACCCAAACTCCTAAGTTGATCTTTGAACAGTTGGGAATTTCTGATAGTGACCATTCCTTCGCTTCCTTAGAAATTGGTCTTTACCCAGCAGCTGCCCAAGTGATTGCTAAAGGAGAGCCCATCTTCCCACGTTTAGATAAGGAAGAAGAGGTTGACTATATCCGCTCACAAATGTCTACCCCAGCAGCTGATGATGAAGACTGGGATCCTGAGGAAACCGAATTAGTTAACGCTAAGGATAAGACCATTAAATTCGAAAAATTTGATGATGTTGAACTCAAGGTTGCTGAAGTCAAAGACTGTGACTTTGTTGAAGGCGCTGACAAGCTCTTGAAATTCCGCCTAGATGCCGGAGACCAACAAGACCGGCAAATTCTATCTGGAATTCGTGAATTCTACCCAGAGCCTAAAGACCTCATTGGTAAGAAGGTCATTATTGTAGCTAATTTAAAAGCCCGTAAAATGAAAGGAGAAGTCTCCCAAGGGATGATTCTTTCTGCAGAAGATGGCGACGATTTGCGCGTGATTTTTGTTGATGAGTCTTTACCAAATGGGAGTCTCCTGGGCTAA
- the rsmA gene encoding 16S rRNA (adenine(1518)-N(6)/adenine(1519)-N(6))-dimethyltransferase RsmA, with translation MTKAWIATPSRTNAILNRYHLDAKKSLGQNFLMEPQILEKMVEAAAIGQDTDVIEIGPGIGALTEFLCESAGRVLAFEVDDRLLPVLEEELGHYDNLTVLHQDILEADLKASVAQYFPDSKRLAVVANLPYYITTPIIFHFLESDLEVSDFALMMQYEVAERLTAQPGTKAYSALTIVLDYYCQSEIAVKVPKTVFKPRPKVDSAVLHLKRRQVPPVKPQNEALFFKVVKGAFAHRRKTLWNNLKTLFAGQFQEPSDLEAAIEAAGIDPKLRAEQLTMEDFCRLSDALNEANFK, from the coding sequence ATGACTAAAGCCTGGATTGCTACCCCAAGTCGGACCAATGCCATTTTGAACCGCTACCACTTAGACGCTAAAAAGAGTCTGGGGCAAAACTTCCTTATGGAACCTCAAATTCTAGAAAAAATGGTGGAAGCAGCGGCTATCGGCCAAGACACGGACGTCATTGAAATTGGTCCAGGGATTGGTGCCCTAACAGAATTTCTCTGTGAAAGTGCTGGCCGGGTCCTGGCTTTTGAGGTCGATGACCGGCTCCTACCAGTCTTAGAAGAGGAACTGGGCCACTATGACAATTTGACCGTCCTCCACCAAGATATTTTGGAGGCTGATTTAAAGGCCAGTGTGGCCCAGTATTTTCCTGATTCTAAACGCCTAGCGGTGGTCGCTAATCTTCCTTATTACATTACCACCCCCATTATCTTTCACTTTTTGGAAAGTGACTTGGAGGTTTCTGACTTTGCCCTAATGATGCAGTATGAAGTTGCTGAACGCCTGACTGCTCAGCCTGGAACCAAGGCCTATAGTGCCTTAACCATTGTTTTAGATTATTACTGCCAGTCTGAGATTGCCGTTAAGGTGCCTAAGACCGTCTTTAAGCCCCGACCCAAAGTCGATTCCGCTGTCCTGCATCTGAAACGCCGGCAAGTTCCCCCAGTCAAGCCTCAAAATGAGGCTTTGTTCTTTAAAGTGGTCAAGGGTGCCTTTGCCCACCGGCGTAAAACCCTGTGGAATAATTTAAAAACTCTCTTTGCGGGACAATTCCAAGAACCAAGTGATTTGGAAGCGGCTATTGAAGCTGCGGGGATCGATCCCAAGCTTCGGGCTGAACAATTGACCATGGAAGATTTTTGCCGCTTAAGTGACGCCTTGAATGAAGCTAATTTTAAATAA
- a CDS encoding TatD family hydrolase translates to MLFDTHTHFNTADFDEDRDQAINRARQAGVSGMGIVGFDQDSIERGLPLVAEHPDMVGIYGWHPTEAGKYKQEIENLLLSALDTDKAVGVGEMGLDFYWDEDPLEVQEKVFRRQIAIAREAHLPVIIHNRDASEDVYRILKDEKIWEIGGIMHTFGESREDAKRFLDLGMHLSFSGVMTFKKTKEVRQVAAECPQDRLLIETDSPYLTPEPKRGQRNESANISFVNNRLADLRQTSYEAMAKITYDNACRLFGIEWTEAGWKKV, encoded by the coding sequence ATGCTCTTTGATACACATACCCACTTTAATACAGCTGACTTTGATGAGGACCGGGACCAAGCCATTAACCGTGCCCGTCAAGCTGGTGTTTCAGGCATGGGGATTGTTGGTTTTGACCAAGATAGTATTGAACGGGGGCTTCCCCTAGTCGCCGAACACCCAGATATGGTCGGTATTTATGGCTGGCACCCCACTGAGGCAGGTAAGTATAAGCAAGAAATTGAAAACTTACTCCTATCTGCCCTAGATACTGACAAGGCAGTTGGGGTAGGGGAGATGGGACTTGACTTCTACTGGGATGAAGATCCCTTGGAAGTTCAAGAAAAAGTTTTCCGCCGTCAAATTGCCATTGCTAGAGAAGCCCACTTGCCGGTAATTATCCATAACCGCGATGCTTCGGAGGATGTCTACCGGATTCTCAAAGATGAAAAAATTTGGGAAATTGGTGGGATCATGCATACCTTCGGAGAAAGTCGGGAGGATGCTAAGCGCTTCTTAGACTTAGGCATGCACCTGTCCTTTTCTGGGGTGATGACCTTCAAGAAAACCAAGGAAGTCCGCCAAGTGGCAGCAGAATGTCCCCAAGATCGGCTCTTGATCGAAACCGATTCTCCCTACCTGACCCCAGAACCTAAACGGGGGCAACGGAATGAGTCCGCCAATATCTCCTTTGTCAACAATCGCTTAGCCGACCTCAGACAAACTTCTTATGAGGCCATGGCTAAGATTACCTATGACAATGCTTGTCGCTTATTTGGCATTGAATGGACGGAAGCTGGTTGGAAAAAAGTTTAA